One window of the Sphaerochaeta associata genome contains the following:
- a CDS encoding LytR/AlgR family response regulator transcription factor, which produces MLNIAICDDDSTQLGLLASYTTECIQSHAIGAVIHQFDHPDKLLSSCERQRYHIYILDIVMPMINGLEVGKAIRERDQEAIILYATYEPGYALQSFESSPINYLLKPIDKGQLCRTLLQAFSRLDKASDTSCTVKTAEGVRVLRFAEILIAEYSNHTVRYTLTDARVIVTSIIKGSFTDHIQGLLRDERFIRTHISYVLNMDYIEGFTKTRFTLHGGYEVPIVAKLYRTVRERYLEYLLTKEGS; this is translated from the coding sequence ATGCTGAATATTGCAATATGTGATGATGATTCCACTCAATTGGGGCTGCTTGCTTCTTATACAACCGAGTGCATCCAATCACACGCAATAGGGGCTGTCATCCATCAATTCGACCATCCCGACAAGCTGCTCAGCAGCTGCGAGAGACAACGGTATCACATCTACATCCTGGACATCGTCATGCCTATGATCAACGGCTTGGAGGTAGGCAAGGCCATCAGGGAACGAGACCAGGAAGCAATCATTCTCTATGCAACCTACGAGCCGGGCTACGCCTTGCAATCGTTTGAGTCGAGCCCGATCAACTACCTGCTCAAGCCGATCGACAAGGGCCAGCTGTGTAGAACGTTGCTGCAGGCATTCTCGAGGCTCGACAAGGCTTCTGATACCTCCTGCACCGTCAAGACAGCAGAGGGTGTCAGGGTTCTCAGATTCGCTGAAATCCTGATTGCAGAATACTCCAACCATACAGTGCGGTACACCCTCACCGATGCAAGAGTCATTGTCACATCGATCATCAAGGGTTCGTTTACCGACCATATCCAAGGCTTGTTGCGGGATGAGCGCTTCATTCGTACCCATATATCGTATGTCTTGAACATGGATTACATCGAGGGTTTCACCAAGACACGCTTCACCCTGCACGGAGGATATGAAGTACCCATCGTAGCCAAATTGTATAGAACGGTGCGTGAGCGGTATCTCGAGTACCTGCTGACCAAGGAAGGCTCATGA
- a CDS encoding GHKL domain-containing protein encodes MTPDLLNNLLRGSVTAVMNALLLFTLTKSKYGRNGTIVAAVIMFVTDITSTMYLYFNADLTAVSHSNLLTIILLGFLLKPLSKSSIMQWAFSYLTTMNVMMMIVILSFQIGMLLPFIPHIHSLSRLILFLLVIFLFHRYLLPLYRSAEDNWPIFSVLVICLSLMLAYPFYATTDIIATLQSYSQPLLLLVVLVVASYGTIFYSLKRLNAMHALETENLSIQYEKTLLSQAASTMAQKLELMDKVAEQNNLASHDRRHVYGMLLQLLQQGETEEAMRCLELQLATKQPASRVYCENKAVNAVTSYYAEKAVQHGIQTTINLKVPAQLPFDSLELALVIANLFENAIQGVLRIKDCRDRVIQLSCVHKNRLIIQVVNPCTDDTILNADGLPATEEEGHGIGTKSIVAFAAAYNAELLYSIQDGQFRVQLLV; translated from the coding sequence ATGACACCGGACCTATTGAACAACCTGCTTCGAGGCAGTGTCACCGCCGTCATGAACGCACTGCTGCTGTTTACCTTGACCAAGTCAAAGTATGGAAGAAACGGTACCATCGTTGCAGCAGTCATCATGTTTGTCACCGATATCACCTCTACCATGTATTTGTATTTCAATGCCGATCTTACGGCGGTATCGCACTCGAATCTGCTTACCATCATCCTGCTGGGCTTCCTTCTCAAGCCCTTGTCCAAATCAAGCATCATGCAGTGGGCGTTCAGCTACCTGACGACGATGAACGTCATGATGATGATCGTCATCCTCAGCTTCCAGATCGGAATGCTTCTTCCCTTCATCCCTCACATCCATTCACTTTCTCGCCTGATCCTGTTTCTTTTGGTAATCTTCCTGTTTCATCGATACCTGCTGCCGCTCTATCGATCAGCCGAGGACAACTGGCCGATATTCTCAGTCCTCGTCATCTGTCTTTCCTTGATGCTCGCCTACCCCTTCTACGCAACAACCGACATTATTGCCACCCTGCAGAGCTACAGCCAACCGCTCCTGCTCCTTGTTGTCCTTGTCGTAGCAAGCTATGGAACCATTTTCTATTCACTGAAGCGTCTCAATGCAATGCATGCATTGGAAACTGAAAACTTAAGCATCCAGTACGAGAAGACCCTGCTCTCCCAAGCTGCATCCACAATGGCTCAGAAACTTGAGCTCATGGATAAGGTTGCTGAGCAAAACAACCTCGCCTCCCATGACCGCCGTCATGTCTACGGCATGCTGCTGCAACTGTTGCAGCAAGGTGAGACCGAGGAGGCGATGCGTTGCCTGGAGTTGCAACTTGCCACCAAACAGCCAGCCTCGAGGGTCTACTGTGAGAACAAGGCCGTGAATGCAGTCACCAGCTACTATGCGGAAAAAGCAGTGCAACATGGCATACAGACAACCATCAACTTGAAAGTGCCAGCACAACTTCCCTTCGACTCCTTGGAGTTGGCCTTGGTGATTGCTAATCTTTTCGAGAACGCCATCCAGGGAGTATTGCGTATCAAGGACTGCAGGGATCGGGTCATCCAACTATCCTGTGTCCATAAAAACCGGCTTATCATACAAGTAGTCAACCCCTGCACCGATGATACCATATTGAATGCAGACGGCCTTCCTGCAACAGAAGAGGAGGGGCACGGGATAGGGACGAAAAGCATTGTTGCATTTGCCGCCGCGTACAACGCTGAGCTGCTCTACAGCATCCAGGATGGCCAGTTCCGTGTGCAACTGCTTGTCTGA
- a CDS encoding YDG domain-containing protein: MKKINTTLTIISLVLLCTLVSFVGCSDMMATLGNISLTIDLDTPEVEVASYILEGNLVDSNSRFTLNNIVPPRHTLSELKQGRWNLTVKAFDDQGNQIGIGTKTVDLKAGQVVETSLLVEFGQSTPVLSTFTIAGPSRYDDREGSVAGTTTRMEYRLASAAADDPFTACTAGSTLLAPGSYKIRYAAAHGLQASECLTISVPAYTPIQLTITSPTLTTTKEYDGTNTVQGSITPGTLSGILSGDEVTVHAQAVYDASSVGNSRTITITYSLGGADANNYLKPTDSTSQGTITQKQLTISGTTVTASKEYDRLLEAMVTQTGTLAGKVGNEDVTVSASASYQDKNAGTGKQITVVYTLGGANEANYLKPADNTSFSGAITRKALSITGTPVLQTRDYDGGRTAQVTNPGSLSGVLAGDSVSLQATALYADKSVADNKSATVSYTISGDDALNYTAPSDASGRGSIRPKQLVVTGYNLTTTKQYDGNNSAAISSVAFDGKVLSETVQVIPEATYSSAGIGNKTITITYSLGGADANNYLKPTDSTSQGTITQKQLTISGTTVAASKEYDRLLEAMVTQTGTLAGKVGNEDVTVSASASYQDKNAGTGKQITVVYTLGGANEANYLKPADNTSFSGAITRKALSIIGTPVLQARDYDGGRTAQVTNPGSLAGVIAGDSVSLQATAIYDNKTVGNGKSATVSYSISGADALNYTAPSDASGTGDIRPKQLTVTDFNLVSTKEYDGSASSTINNVACSGMVSTDDVQVSANATYNSPTAGTNKPITVTYTLAGDDSGNYLKPADSIATATGEITRKQLRVTGTTPTLSKVYDGTTNLPITSNGTLQGVIQGEDVTLSTAAGAYASADAGTSKAFTIRYTLSGTDATNYTVNDTTGTTGIINKAVLTATVGDYTKSYGTTNPTFTVSVSGFVNGESASTASGYNAPIASSTATTTTSAGTNSTITISGGSATNYSFNTSTGTLTINKAAISNDLAIFGGTSPKYGDVLTAIGNATLLGTPTYQWNRGGTAISGATAKTYTLTAADVGSIITVTAIADGINYEGSHTSRPTNTVSRIDGPSIDGAFSAYYPSSPATQTIINLTGFTPNLSGLEARVSLNGIQYDDYADLEIDSRGRAMILMSSSVTTSAKVQVRYKETATTDAGAVREIPITEQALAIGDYYAGGVVGYIYQSSDPGYVANELHGLIAAKTDTTPSSMVWSSRDLEVGGTSTALGTGAANTTRIIDYFNSLGNEPTPYAAQAARDYTDGTYHDWFLPSFEELFKIRTNKAIIGNFQDSSVYWTSSESTQEPDPHDYGPTKCAHVLPFSTTSGTGWVNYKSPRNSSYTADEHVRPVRYF; this comes from the coding sequence ATGAAAAAAATCAATACAACACTGACAATCATATCCCTCGTTCTTCTTTGCACCCTGGTAAGCTTCGTCGGCTGCAGCGACATGATGGCAACGCTTGGGAATATCAGCCTGACCATCGACCTGGATACCCCTGAGGTCGAGGTGGCTTCCTATATCCTGGAAGGCAATTTGGTCGACTCGAATTCCAGATTCACCCTGAACAATATTGTTCCTCCAAGACACACCCTCTCCGAGTTGAAGCAAGGGAGGTGGAATCTCACCGTCAAGGCGTTCGACGACCAGGGCAATCAAATTGGAATAGGAACCAAGACAGTCGATCTGAAGGCCGGGCAGGTTGTCGAGACCTCGTTGTTGGTTGAGTTCGGACAAAGTACTCCCGTGCTCAGTACGTTCACGATTGCAGGTCCCTCCCGTTACGATGACCGGGAAGGTTCTGTTGCAGGGACTACGACGAGGATGGAGTACCGCCTTGCTTCAGCCGCCGCCGATGATCCCTTTACCGCCTGTACTGCAGGCAGTACGCTTCTCGCTCCTGGCTCATACAAGATTAGGTATGCTGCAGCACATGGTCTTCAGGCCAGTGAGTGTCTCACCATCTCCGTCCCTGCATATACACCCATCCAGTTGACCATAACCAGTCCCACCCTGACGACGACCAAGGAGTATGACGGGACCAACACCGTACAAGGAAGCATCACACCGGGAACACTGAGCGGCATACTCAGCGGGGATGAGGTGACCGTACATGCACAGGCTGTCTATGACGCTTCCTCAGTAGGAAACAGCAGAACCATTACGATTACTTATTCCCTGGGCGGCGCTGATGCAAACAACTACCTCAAGCCGACCGATTCGACGTCACAAGGCACCATCACCCAGAAGCAACTCACCATTTCAGGAACCACGGTTACAGCATCCAAGGAGTATGACCGGTTGCTTGAAGCAATGGTTACCCAGACAGGTACCCTTGCAGGCAAGGTGGGCAATGAGGATGTTACTGTTTCGGCCTCGGCTTCATATCAGGACAAGAATGCAGGGACGGGCAAGCAGATCACCGTTGTCTACACGCTCGGTGGGGCCAATGAAGCCAACTACCTCAAGCCGGCGGACAATACCAGCTTCTCAGGTGCCATCACCAGGAAAGCACTTTCCATAACAGGCACGCCGGTACTGCAGACCAGGGATTACGACGGGGGCAGGACTGCCCAGGTCACCAATCCGGGCAGCCTCTCAGGAGTCCTTGCCGGTGATTCTGTAAGCCTGCAGGCAACGGCACTCTATGCTGATAAATCAGTAGCAGACAACAAGTCTGCAACAGTAAGCTATACCATCAGCGGCGATGATGCGCTCAACTATACAGCTCCTTCGGACGCTTCTGGTAGAGGAAGCATCAGGCCCAAGCAATTGGTTGTTACCGGATACAACCTCACCACCACGAAACAGTACGACGGCAACAACTCTGCCGCAATTAGTTCTGTGGCGTTCGACGGGAAGGTCTTGTCTGAAACAGTACAAGTAATTCCTGAAGCAACGTACAGCTCCGCCGGGATTGGAAACAAAACCATTACGATTACTTATTCCCTGGGCGGCGCTGATGCAAACAACTACCTCAAGCCGACCGATTCGACGTCACAAGGCACCATCACCCAGAAGCAACTCACCATTTCAGGAACCACGGTTGCAGCATCCAAGGAGTATGACCGGTTGCTTGAAGCAATGGTTACCCAGACAGGTACCCTTGCAGGCAAGGTGGGCAATGAGGATGTTACTGTTTCGGCCTCGGCTTCATATCAGGACAAGAATGCAGGGACGGGCAAGCAGATCACCGTTGTCTACACGCTCGGTGGGGCCAATGAAGCCAACTACCTCAAGCCGGCGGACAATACCAGCTTCTCAGGTGCCATCACCAGGAAAGCACTCTCCATAATAGGCACGCCGGTACTGCAGGCCAGGGATTACGACGGGGGCCGGACTGCCCAGGTCACCAATCCGGGCAGCCTTGCAGGAGTCATTGCCGGTGATTCTGTAAGCCTGCAGGCAACGGCAATCTATGACAACAAAACAGTAGGAAACGGTAAGAGTGCGACAGTAAGCTATTCCATCAGCGGCGCTGATGCGCTCAACTATACAGCTCCTTCGGACGCTTCTGGTACCGGGGATATCAGGCCCAAGCAATTGACCGTCACCGATTTCAATCTTGTGTCCACCAAGGAATATGACGGATCAGCCTCCTCGACCATCAACAATGTGGCATGTTCGGGCATGGTTTCGACCGATGATGTGCAAGTCAGTGCAAATGCAACGTATAACTCTCCCACAGCAGGAACAAACAAGCCGATAACCGTCACCTACACCCTTGCAGGTGATGACAGTGGGAATTACCTCAAGCCTGCTGATTCAATTGCCACTGCAACCGGTGAAATCACCAGAAAGCAGCTGAGGGTGACTGGGACAACCCCCACGCTGAGCAAGGTGTATGATGGTACTACGAACTTGCCAATTACATCCAATGGGACATTGCAGGGTGTGATTCAAGGCGAAGATGTGACATTAAGCACTGCTGCAGGCGCATATGCAAGCGCTGATGCCGGGACCAGCAAGGCGTTTACCATCAGGTATACCCTCAGTGGAACCGACGCTACCAACTATACAGTCAACGATACTACGGGTACTACCGGTATCATCAACAAGGCGGTTTTAACAGCTACGGTAGGAGACTACACCAAATCCTATGGAACAACCAATCCAACATTCACAGTATCCGTTTCGGGTTTTGTGAATGGAGAAAGCGCCTCAACGGCCAGCGGGTATAACGCCCCGATTGCATCATCTACGGCGACTACAACCACCAGTGCAGGTACTAATTCCACGATAACCATTTCAGGAGGCAGCGCAACCAATTACAGCTTCAATACCAGTACGGGTACGCTGACGATCAACAAGGCGGCAATATCCAACGATCTTGCAATCTTTGGCGGGACTAGCCCCAAATACGGCGATGTCTTAACTGCAATAGGAAATGCTACCCTATTGGGGACTCCCACGTATCAATGGAATCGTGGCGGTACAGCTATCAGCGGAGCAACAGCTAAGACCTATACATTGACTGCTGCCGACGTAGGATCGATCATTACAGTCACGGCAATCGCAGATGGGATAAACTATGAGGGCAGCCATACGAGTAGGCCGACCAACACAGTGTCAAGAATTGACGGTCCCTCAATTGATGGCGCCTTCAGTGCATACTATCCGTCCTCCCCTGCTACACAGACGATTATCAACCTCACCGGTTTTACGCCAAATCTTTCAGGTCTGGAAGCCCGGGTCAGCTTGAATGGCATACAGTATGATGATTATGCTGATTTAGAAATCGACAGTCGCGGCAGAGCGATGATTTTGATGTCTTCAAGTGTTACTACATCAGCAAAGGTCCAGGTGCGATACAAGGAGACTGCAACTACCGATGCAGGAGCCGTTAGGGAGATTCCCATCACTGAGCAGGCACTGGCAATCGGAGACTACTACGCAGGAGGTGTGGTAGGGTACATCTACCAAAGCTCTGATCCAGGGTACGTAGCAAATGAACTGCATGGCTTGATTGCTGCAAAGACGGATACAACACCAAGTTCAATGGTTTGGTCATCCAGGGATTTGGAAGTAGGAGGCACATCCACGGCTTTGGGAACCGGAGCTGCAAATACAACTAGAATCATTGATTATTTTAATAGCCTTGGGAATGAACCGACACCCTATGCAGCTCAAGCAGCAAGGGATTATACCGATGGTACATATCACGACTGGTTCTTGCCTTCCTTCGAAGAGTTATTTAAAATACGAACTAACAAAGCTATCATCGGAAATTTCCAAGATTCATCTGTCTATTGGACCTCCTCTGAATCAACACAGGAACCAGATCCACATGATTATGGACCAACGAAGTGTGCACATGTGTTACCGTTTTCTACCACCTCTGGGACAGGATGGGTCAACTACAAGTCTCCCAGGAATTCCAGCTATACAGCGGATGAACATGTCCGCCCGGTCCGCTACTTCTAA
- a CDS encoding sugar ABC transporter ATP-binding protein, protein MRNVILSMKNIDKRFAGVHALKGVDFELCEGEIHALVGENGAGKSTLMKALTGIFPKDSGEIHYQGKLFNPQGPKDALDAGIAIVHQELNMMEHLTVAQNLFIGREATKHNGWFLDEKEQNRKAAELFGRLNMHIDPQERVSNLTVGKQQMVEIAKAVSHNLKVLILDEPTAALTDREINDLFIIMKDLAKRGVGMIYISHRLDEIGIITDRVTVLRDGEYVGTKETKDLSKDEMINMMVGRVIYEKPKTKSNVAPDAPVVLKVQDLNAGKLVQNISFELRKGEILGFAGLMGAGRTETMRALFGADKAAGGIFINGKKSIIESPQDAVRNGIGYLSEDRKRFGLAIKLSVKENAVMASYEDLSPSLFLPRIKLDGIAAEYVEKLNVKTPSLDQFVRNLSGGNQQKVVIAKWLIKNCSVLIFDEPTRGIDVGAKSEIYHLMNDLVKEGKSIIMISSELNEILRMSDRIAVMCEGKLTGILNIEEATQERIMALATQRG, encoded by the coding sequence ATGAGAAACGTCATTCTGTCAATGAAGAACATTGACAAGCGATTCGCCGGCGTCCATGCACTCAAGGGTGTTGACTTCGAGCTGTGCGAAGGCGAAATCCATGCGCTGGTCGGTGAAAACGGAGCCGGAAAATCGACTCTGATGAAAGCACTGACCGGAATATTCCCCAAAGACTCAGGAGAAATCCACTACCAAGGGAAGCTCTTCAATCCCCAGGGGCCGAAAGACGCGCTGGATGCAGGCATAGCAATCGTACACCAAGAACTCAATATGATGGAGCACCTTACTGTTGCCCAGAATCTGTTCATCGGGCGTGAGGCGACCAAGCATAACGGCTGGTTTTTGGATGAAAAGGAACAAAACAGAAAGGCCGCCGAGCTCTTTGGGCGGTTGAACATGCACATCGACCCACAGGAGAGAGTGAGCAACCTTACGGTGGGCAAGCAGCAAATGGTCGAGATTGCAAAAGCCGTCTCACACAACCTCAAGGTCCTCATTCTCGACGAACCCACCGCCGCCCTGACCGACAGGGAGATCAACGACCTGTTCATCATTATGAAAGACTTGGCTAAAAGAGGCGTAGGCATGATCTACATCAGCCACCGCCTCGATGAGATTGGAATCATAACCGACAGGGTCACGGTGTTGCGTGACGGCGAGTATGTCGGTACCAAGGAAACAAAGGACCTGAGCAAGGATGAGATGATCAACATGATGGTCGGGCGGGTGATTTACGAAAAGCCCAAGACAAAGAGCAATGTCGCCCCCGACGCTCCGGTTGTCCTGAAAGTACAGGACTTGAATGCCGGAAAGCTTGTGCAGAACATCTCATTTGAACTAAGAAAAGGTGAAATCCTGGGCTTCGCAGGACTTATGGGAGCAGGACGCACAGAAACGATGCGAGCTCTCTTCGGTGCAGATAAAGCAGCAGGAGGAATTTTCATCAACGGAAAGAAATCCATCATCGAAAGCCCTCAGGATGCTGTACGCAACGGTATCGGATACCTTTCGGAGGACCGCAAGCGCTTTGGGTTGGCCATAAAGCTCTCAGTGAAGGAGAATGCTGTGATGGCCTCCTACGAGGACCTAAGCCCTTCTCTCTTTTTACCGAGGATCAAGCTGGACGGCATTGCAGCTGAATATGTGGAGAAGCTGAATGTAAAAACCCCTTCGCTCGACCAGTTTGTACGAAACCTCTCGGGAGGCAACCAGCAGAAGGTGGTCATCGCCAAGTGGCTGATCAAGAACTGCTCGGTGTTGATTTTCGACGAGCCGACGCGCGGCATCGATGTCGGAGCGAAGAGCGAGATCTACCACCTGATGAACGACCTGGTCAAGGAAGGCAAGTCCATCATTATGATCAGCAGTGAACTGAACGAAATTCTTCGGATGAGCGATCGCATCGCAGTCATGTGCGAAGGAAAGCTCACCGGAATTCTCAATATTGAAGAGGCAACCCAGGAACGCATCATGGCCTTGGCTACCCAACGAGGATAG
- a CDS encoding ABC transporter permease: MKLTDTNKLREKRGVNLQKLLAPLALVIVYAFFALFGRNFFSYTTLVNILDSSYYIGFIAIGVTFVIITGGIDLSCGTIMMASTIIGGTAYKTWGWPMWLSLLLILLVSTSFGLFNGILVSRLKLPPFIATLGTMMISLGTGSIVSNVRSATFPARGAADSWFKGIFKYIAPNNASYPTGALVLFGTAFIAYIILTRTKMGRYIFAVGSNKEAARLSGVDVAKWEMMAYVISGFLAGVGGIAFAAVYTTVMPAQGQGFELYAIAGTVIGGTSLSGGAGSVLGTMIGVYIMSVLRAGLPSMNLQAQYQTFFTGIVVLGAVLLDIYRTKKATEVRILTASDRYRQEMLLKISQVQGEEAAVLKAEMNKEYRRLRHEEKVQRNLLRKQEKDFEKS, from the coding sequence ATGAAATTGACAGATACCAATAAACTCAGGGAGAAACGAGGGGTGAATCTACAGAAACTGCTTGCACCCTTGGCTCTCGTCATCGTCTATGCATTCTTCGCCCTGTTCGGAAGAAACTTCTTCTCCTACACCACGCTGGTCAACATCCTCGACTCCTCCTATTACATCGGCTTCATCGCCATCGGGGTAACGTTCGTCATCATCACCGGCGGCATCGACCTCTCCTGCGGAACCATCATGATGGCATCCACCATCATCGGAGGAACCGCCTATAAGACATGGGGCTGGCCGATGTGGCTCTCGCTGCTGCTCATCCTCCTGGTTTCCACCAGCTTCGGCTTGTTCAACGGCATCCTGGTCAGCCGCTTGAAGCTCCCTCCGTTCATCGCCACCCTCGGAACGATGATGATCAGCCTCGGGACCGGCTCGATCGTCTCCAACGTTCGAAGCGCCACCTTCCCGGCACGTGGAGCCGCTGACAGCTGGTTCAAGGGCATCTTCAAGTACATCGCCCCCAATAATGCCAGCTACCCCACCGGTGCATTGGTCCTCTTCGGAACCGCCTTCATCGCCTACATCATCCTCACCCGCACGAAGATGGGCCGCTACATCTTCGCCGTTGGCTCGAACAAGGAAGCGGCACGCCTGTCCGGTGTAGATGTAGCCAAGTGGGAAATGATGGCTTATGTGATCAGCGGCTTTTTGGCAGGCGTGGGCGGTATCGCCTTCGCAGCTGTCTACACCACGGTCATGCCGGCCCAAGGCCAGGGCTTCGAGCTCTACGCCATCGCAGGAACGGTCATCGGAGGAACAAGCCTCAGCGGCGGTGCAGGTTCGGTGCTCGGCACCATGATCGGCGTGTACATCATGAGCGTACTGCGGGCGGGGCTGCCTTCAATGAACCTCCAGGCACAGTATCAGACATTCTTTACCGGCATTGTTGTTCTTGGAGCAGTCTTGCTGGATATCTATCGTACCAAGAAAGCTACCGAAGTGCGGATCCTCACTGCAAGTGATCGCTACCGACAGGAGATGCTGCTCAAGATCAGCCAAGTACAGGGAGAAGAAGCTGCTGTTCTGAAAGCAGAGATGAACAAAGAGTATCGAAGACTCAGACATGAAGAAAAAGTGCAACGGAATCTGTTGCGCAAACAAGAGAAGGATTTTGAGAAATCATAA
- a CDS encoding ABC transporter substrate-binding protein produces MKRTLVVLLVLVVLASATVFAQGVQEAKKPYIAVVSKGEQHDFWQQVKLGANAAAAAYGVDITFEGPPSESDVQIQVEMLNNAMAKNPVAIALAALNTSSVLDQLQQAKNQKIPVIGFDSGVPEAPAGSIWANASTNNYAAAGMAAEKMFEVIKSRIEAATDAKPVKIVVMNQDASGESLLSRGKGFRDTIVKLIDEKTALSKSDIAVIGNTAYIAADSPRNGKKVIIEMIVPASSAMTDATNAAQAVLNKVTSDNIVGIFCSNEATVKGLLAATNDGATLKSNAAFRNVVVIGYDAGAAQKNAVRNQYFLGSITQDPYQIGYKAVELAYKAYKGEPVADVDTGAKFYNYQNMDNADIKGLIYD; encoded by the coding sequence ATGAAGAGAACCTTAGTCGTTCTATTGGTTCTGGTTGTACTCGCTTCAGCAACTGTATTCGCCCAAGGCGTGCAGGAAGCCAAGAAGCCGTACATCGCCGTTGTCTCCAAGGGGGAGCAGCACGATTTCTGGCAGCAGGTAAAGCTTGGTGCCAATGCCGCAGCTGCGGCCTATGGCGTGGATATCACCTTCGAAGGTCCTCCTTCTGAAAGTGATGTGCAAATCCAGGTGGAAATGCTGAATAATGCCATGGCAAAGAATCCTGTCGCTATCGCACTGGCAGCCTTGAACACCAGCAGTGTTCTTGACCAACTGCAGCAGGCAAAAAACCAGAAGATTCCCGTAATCGGATTTGACTCTGGTGTACCCGAGGCCCCGGCGGGATCGATTTGGGCGAATGCATCCACGAACAACTATGCAGCAGCCGGTATGGCAGCTGAAAAGATGTTCGAGGTGATCAAGAGCAGAATCGAAGCTGCAACGGATGCCAAACCGGTGAAGATCGTGGTCATGAACCAGGATGCGTCCGGTGAGTCATTGCTCAGCCGCGGCAAGGGTTTCCGTGACACCATCGTCAAGTTGATCGATGAGAAGACCGCTCTTTCCAAGAGTGATATCGCAGTCATCGGCAACACCGCTTACATCGCCGCCGACAGCCCCAGAAACGGCAAGAAAGTCATCATCGAGATGATTGTTCCTGCTTCTTCTGCCATGACCGATGCCACCAATGCCGCCCAGGCAGTGTTGAACAAGGTCACCAGCGACAATATTGTTGGCATCTTCTGTTCCAATGAAGCAACGGTAAAGGGCCTCCTGGCCGCTACCAATGACGGTGCAACGCTGAAGAGCAATGCAGCATTTAGAAACGTTGTAGTCATCGGTTATGATGCCGGAGCTGCCCAGAAGAATGCTGTTCGCAACCAGTACTTCCTCGGCTCCATCACCCAGGATCCGTACCAAATTGGTTACAAAGCCGTCGAGTTGGCTTACAAGGCCTACAAGGGCGAGCCAGTTGCCGATGTCGATACCGGTGCCAAGTTCTACAACTATCAGAACATGGATAACGCTGATATCAAGGGTCTGATCTACGATTGA
- a CDS encoding LacI family DNA-binding transcriptional regulator, whose protein sequence is MDSNIPVTIKDVARLAGVSIATVSRALNESDVVKDQTRKAVLEAVEKLGYNRNEVARSLKFRQTRTIGIIAPELSNIFFMEVVEALERCLAPKGYSMIITSSYDSVEEEKRKLQILIERNVDGMVVMPSGSEGEHFLSKALSNIPLVLVDRRIKGLKVDSVETDNRFGVHKMIQALNNEGFSRIGFIGGDPDIHTAGERLHGYLEAMAEHNLPVEDRFVLHQGAMTQLNGREQLKKALSESDHPDAFFIANDSMHLGATIHAIENVQEQELKKLVFASFDYLSYAPLLKLCHYAVSQQFEQIGEEVAALLLKRLGGDWEDFPKHVMLRPEIKVIKANGGVPFEQGEQGLMENQADEGNTADLCSYF, encoded by the coding sequence GTGGATAGCAATATTCCGGTGACGATCAAGGATGTTGCGCGATTGGCAGGAGTGTCGATCGCCACGGTGTCCCGAGCCCTCAACGAAAGCGATGTGGTCAAGGACCAGACCCGCAAAGCCGTCTTGGAGGCAGTGGAGAAACTCGGGTACAACCGCAATGAGGTGGCTCGTTCACTCAAGTTCCGACAGACTCGAACCATCGGTATCATCGCCCCCGAGCTCTCCAACATTTTCTTCATGGAGGTCGTCGAGGCACTGGAGCGATGTCTCGCGCCGAAAGGCTATTCGATGATCATCACCTCATCCTACGATTCGGTTGAAGAAGAGAAACGAAAGCTTCAGATTCTCATCGAACGCAACGTCGACGGGATGGTAGTCATGCCCTCGGGCTCGGAGGGAGAACACTTCCTCTCCAAAGCCCTGTCCAACATTCCATTGGTCCTCGTCGACCGCCGCATCAAGGGCCTGAAGGTCGACTCTGTAGAGACCGACAACCGGTTCGGCGTGCATAAAATGATTCAGGCTCTCAACAATGAAGGATTTTCCCGCATCGGTTTCATCGGTGGGGATCCGGATATTCACACCGCCGGCGAACGGCTGCACGGATATCTTGAAGCAATGGCCGAACACAACCTGCCTGTCGAAGATAGATTTGTCCTTCACCAAGGGGCGATGACCCAGCTCAATGGCCGCGAGCAACTGAAGAAAGCTCTCAGTGAATCCGACCACCCCGACGCCTTTTTCATTGCCAACGACTCCATGCACCTCGGGGCTACCATCCATGCAATCGAGAATGTACAGGAGCAAGAGCTCAAGAAGTTGGTATTTGCAAGCTTTGACTACCTCAGCTACGCTCCCCTGCTCAAGCTCTGTCATTATGCCGTCTCCCAGCAGTTCGAACAGATCGGGGAGGAAGTAGCAGCCTTGCTGCTCAAGCGCTTGGGCGGCGACTGGGAGGACTTCCCCAAGCATGTCATGCTCAGGCCCGAGATAAAGGTTATCAAGGCTAATGGGGGTGTTCCTTTTGAACAGGGAGAGCAGGGTTTGATGGAAAATCAAGCAGACGAAGGCAATACCGCAGATCTTTGTTCATATTTTTAA